The sequence CCTTGCTCCAGATAAGAATGCAATCGAGAGCAATATGAGCAGGGCATTCAATCTTGCCGATAAAAGTGCTTTCGATTATTACAAAGACCTATCGGAAAAAGGTTACTACAGCCGTATCATTTCGGGTAATGTACAGCAACGCATAGAGGTGGATAGTGTCGTGTGCAACTTTGACAGTTATCCATATGCGGTGCGTACCTACGCAAAGCAGTTCATCATAAGGTCTAGTAATGTAACACGTCGTAATCTGGTTACTTCCTGCTATCTCGTAAACTCCGTTCGTTCCGACAACAATCCACAAGGTTTTAACATCGAAAAATTTGCGGTGGTAGAGAACAAGGATATAGAGGTCATCGAACGCTAAAACAGGATATATGAAAAAAATCAGGGAAAATATGGAGAGGTTTTTTGACAAGCTGGACGACCGTTGGAGGGCTCTACCATTGAGGAAGCAACACCTATACACGCTGTACTTCTTTATTGGCTATCTGCTGGTTACTGTAGGCGTTGTTGCCAAAGTATGGTACGATACAAGCAATTCAAAAAATGATATGCAGATAGAGCATATTGAAAACCCTGTCCTTAAAAAGAACGAAAGTCCTGCAACGTTGCAGGACACATTATCAACAATTTTAAAAAATCAGATTTATGAAAGAAAATGAGAACAAAAAGTCGGCTGTTCGGGTAACAGAGGGTAACCCGAAAGAAACCGCCGATTTACTGCAAAACGGTAAGGAGAATAAAATGAAAAAGCTTAAAAAACCTTTGATTTTTGGTTTGATGGGTATTGTTTTCGTTGGTTGTATGTATTTAATTTTCAAACCGTCGGAAGACAAAAAGGAAATCGAAAACATCGGGCTGAACGATGCCGTTCCACAAGCTACCGGAGCAGGAATGCCTGCCGACAAAGGCAAGGCGTATGAACTTGAAATGCTGGAACGCAAAGAACAGGAGAAACGTAATGGTTTGGCAACGCTTTCAGATTATTGGAACACAGATGACAAGAAAGAACCTGCGGATGAATTTACCGAAGATGATGATGAAAGCACCGGCTATGGAGGTGGTAGTAGAAATTCGGGAAGAAACAGTAGTCTTGCATTAAACAGCTATCGAAATGCACAAAGCACATTGGACAATTTCTATCAGGACAACAATTCGGAAACAATGGAGCTTCGCAAGCAATTGGACGAGTTGAAAGAACAACTAGCCGATAGAGATATGCCAAAGCCTACAACCGTAGATGACCAGATTGCATTAATGGAAAAATCTTACCAGATGGCGGCAAAATATCTCCCGACAAATACGAATCCCAACACAGCAGAACAACCTGTACCCGCAACAAATGGTACCACTTCAGTGGCTTCGGGTGCTAGTAAAAAAGAGCATTTTGTATCATTTACTGCTGCAAGGAAGAATACCGTATCTGCTTTATATCGGGAGCCTACAGATAGTGAGTTTTTGGAAAATTGGAGTGAAACTCGAAACAGAGGGTTTTATACCGCAGGTACTACCGAACAAGTAGTACAGCCCAAAAACAGTATCAAAGCCTGTGTACACGATGCGCAGACAGTGGTTGGCGAAACGGGTGTTCGTTTGCGATTATTAGAACCAGCAAAAACACCAAGTCGTACTATTCCGCAGGGAACGATTGTAACCGCTAATGCCAAGTTTCAAAGCGGACGTTTACAGCTTAAAATTACCTCTGTTGAACTGGAAGGTAATATCATTCCGGTTGATATCACTATCTATGATATAGACGGACAACAAGGCCTGTATGTTCCATATTCTCCCGAAATGAACGCCCTTACTGAAATGGCTGGCAACATGAGTCAGCAATCAGGGACAAGTCTTATGCTCACGCAGAATGCCGGACAACAAGTTGCTGCCGATTTGAGCCGTGGTGTAGTGCAAGGAATTTCGGGCTATTTCGCCAAGAAAGTACGAACGCCAAAAG comes from Flavobacterium sp. I3-2 and encodes:
- the traK gene encoding conjugative transposon protein TraK, translating into MEFKTLRNIENSFRQIRLYAIVFAVLCIGIVGYAVWKSYSFADEQRQKIYVLDNGKSLMLALSQDANINRPVEAREHVRRFHELFFTLAPDKNAIESNMSRAFNLADKSAFDYYKDLSEKGYYSRIISGNVQQRIEVDSVVCNFDSYPYAVRTYAKQFIIRSSNVTRRNLVTSCYLVNSVRSDNNPQGFNIEKFAVVENKDIEVIER
- the traM gene encoding conjugative transposon protein TraM, which encodes MKENENKKSAVRVTEGNPKETADLLQNGKENKMKKLKKPLIFGLMGIVFVGCMYLIFKPSEDKKEIENIGLNDAVPQATGAGMPADKGKAYELEMLERKEQEKRNGLATLSDYWNTDDKKEPADEFTEDDDESTGYGGGSRNSGRNSSLALNSYRNAQSTLDNFYQDNNSETMELRKQLDELKEQLADRDMPKPTTVDDQIALMEKSYQMAAKYLPTNTNPNTAEQPVPATNGTTSVASGASKKEHFVSFTAARKNTVSALYREPTDSEFLENWSETRNRGFYTAGTTEQVVQPKNSIKACVHDAQTVVGETGVRLRLLEPAKTPSRTIPQGTIVTANAKFQSGRLQLKITSVELEGNIIPVDITIYDIDGQQGLYVPYSPEMNALTEMAGNMSQQSGTSLMLTQNAGQQVAADLSRGVVQGISGYFAKKVRTPKVTLKAGHQVFLVSKQ
- a CDS encoding nitrogen regulatory IIA protein: MKKIRENMERFFDKLDDRWRALPLRKQHLYTLYFFIGYLLVTVGVVAKVWYDTSNSKNDMQIEHIENPVLKKNESPATLQDTLSTILKNQIYERK